The window TTTAGCCAATAAACCAGGTAATTTACCTTTCCACATAACTCACAACACGTCCATCTGGAAGCCCTTTGGTGGAAGATGTCTCAGAACTTTCCTTGCTCATAGGCAGAGCTGTAACCAGATTATAATCAACAATATAAATGGATGATAAAATACGAGAATGAATTtgatcagagaaagaaaaaCCACCCCTTTGTGAGTTAATGCATAATGCAATTATAAATACTTGCAGACTTTAACTAGTCCGTTTCTTCTTGTGCAAGTGAGATATTCTGATGAAGTAGCATAAACATAAGTCTCTAGAAACCAAACACCATATAGTCTCCACTCATTGTTGATTAGAATGAAATGTAGTTCTCTACTTATCTGATTTTGATGTCCTTTAGTTTTTTACTTCTTCTAGATCTTTCCTATAGCTTTATTTGGACATCTAGAACCTGTACTTTGGTacacaagaaaagaaaactcgggtgagaagaagaagaagagccaaCCAGGTCGGTAATGCTCTAGTTTAAACTCATTAGGACATTCCCTGTTGAAGCAAGATCTAGAGGAATAGGAACAAGAAGAAGTATATAACATACGCCAAGTATACTTGATATTTGTCTTTATACTTTCAACAGTCGATAACTTATGACTTGATATTTGTCCGTCTTATACTATCAATATTTTGTCCCTACACTGCAAATACAAAAACACACGATGTTTACACCTCAGAGATACAAAGCAGAGAAAGAAAACTCCGTTGGTCATAGGACTGATTTTAATAGACACAAACGTCCTCTCTTTGCTTCTTAGTTGCTGTACGTGTCCCATCAATCAAATTATCGCCACAGCGGAACAACATTCGTGATGTGTCATCCATCTCATGTAATAATACACTTTCTCAATCAGAAACTATTCAGGAGAGAAGAGAGTGGCTAATCCTTGATCAACTGTTATTTGAAGCTTGCTATAAGACATCAGTGCCTTTTCATCACATTTATATGATTTTCTTCCCCTTGCCAATACCTCTCCGTCTGAATCTATGATTCCTTCCTTGTCTTCTTCGTCTATCCGTGCACCCGGCTCCAGCACGAATGCCTTAACCTTTAACACAGTTAAAATCACCGTATCAACATTTTTTAGTTAAGAAACATCAAATGAAAGATTAAAACTATATGGAACGTCGTGGGTTCGGATGACACACCTTTAGGTACGATACATAAGGTGATTGAACATGTGTCCCATCACTCAACTTTGTCATAAGTGATAACAAGGCGAGCTTGGGGCAGTCTTTCATCACAATCAAATCCAGAAAGCCATCAGAAAACTGTTACATCAGACCATATATACATAAGAAGTGTTAGCGTCCTATGAAGGCTTCTTGCTTGTGCACCGCACAAGGAGATGTTATGAAATGTGTAACTGACCTTAGCGTTGGGAGCAGCCAAAGTGTTCTCAGCACCCCAGGGAACATTGTGAAGCCAGACTGAAACAAAAGGGCCTTTGATTTCTCTCCATTCCAGATCTTCAAGATTAGTATCAGGTCCTTGGTATCCTCGTGTCTTATCACCAACAGACGACTCCTTGTCTAGATGGTAACTGGCTGGTTGTCCACAGCTTTCAAACCCAGGAGCCGGCACAAATAGAATTCGTCCATTGTACTGTCTCAAGCATATTATCCTCTGGAGACCCTGCAAAGTCACAAGCCGTAGAAGAGACAACACAATGTCCCATTAGTTGAATAATGGGTAGATTCGAATAGATTAGGCGTACACTTTAAGACCTTCAGTACAAAAGATTGTCAAAAAGATTCAACAAAACATACATAGACATCAAAGCGAGCACTGCCCATCCATCTGAACTTTTCTGACTCGATGTCTATATCAGCCACTAATcctgaaaataaaaaagttgAATTTATCTCAATACAATCAACAGTATAGTTCACCAAGCTCAGGCACTAGTTTCATATGCAAATACATTTCTGTAGTCAGTTGCATACCCCAAGCAAGCATCAAGACGCTGAAGAATTTGGTAGTCCCTTGTGCGATAGTTGCCACATCTAAAGAACGTCTATGACCTaccaatacaatatatatttaaacaatgACCTGATTCATACGGAGAAAGAAAACGTTTGAATGGGACAGAGAAAGACCTCGTATAATGGAAACAGTAGCACTTGCTGCACTACAAGACATCCCAACCGGGTCCAGCAATGATTTTATCATGCCATTACCACTTCCTACCATCAAGAATTATATAAGCTTCTCATGCACAAGAGATCAATTTCTCTATCATAAACAGCAATTGTTTCAATCTCACTGAAGGATAATAACTTTACACATCTATACTTTCACATGGAACACACAAGAGACGAGAACGATAAAAGCAGAACGAACCTGCAGGGACCATTCCAATAGGTAGTTTCAAGGCAGTTCTCCAGTCTTCTCTTTCGAGCAGTCCATTCACAACCTACTAAATTAGGAAACAGCACATAATTAAAACAAGAGACTATACTTCCAAAAGAGACAGACACGCATCATCACAACagaaaagattcaaactttaccTCAACAAGGACACCGTCGCCACTAACGCAAACAATACCGTCGTATCTCGATACATCCATGGACCTAACCATCTCCTTTGCATGCAACTGATACTTAgtttctgcaaaaaaaaaaatcaccaaatCAGATTGTTCtcttccaaaaataaaaaaatagaaatcaagAAACCTTGAACATCAAGTTGAACATCAGCATCATCAAACAACGGCTTCACTTCCTCCAAAAATATCTTCCTAGCCGTCTTCTTCCCACCAAAAGGGTTCACAAACACAAGCAGCCTCTTAGGCCGACCTACAAAAAGCATTCACCAAACTCAGCTCccaaaacgatgtcgttttaATGATTAATCCAACAACTAACCGAGAGAGTGAAGGTGTTGACGAAGCTTATCGCACCAGAGGTTTCTAGATTCATCGTAGAGAGGCTCGAACACGAAGTCCTTCCTCGCGTAATCTCCACCGCTTCCTCCGCAGCAGATTGATGATCCCGTTCTCTCCACCAAGGTCTTCACTCTGACCTTGTTGCCTTCCACCGCGAAGCTCAGGATCTCTTTCTCCGTCGTCGATTTCCCGCGGCCGGGTTCCGTCGTCCATTGAAGCTCTCCCTCGGCGGTTAGAGTTAAAGGCGTGACGACGCCGTTTATTAGAACTCGGTCGGAGATTAACGGCGGAGACGGGAGGTGGTCGTTATCCGGCTGAAGAGGATCCATGGTGAAGGAGAGATCAGAGAAGAGTTTCGTGGTtggtgtgagagagagagagagagagagagagagagctaatAAGAGACGTCTCCAATCAGGTGGGGGAGTGGAAACCACGCGCCTAACGTGGGCGAGTTAGTGAGCTGACGTGGCGTAAATCTTTTTGGTAATTATGACGTGTCAGTTTCTCTTTGGATAAGaggtaaaatttaaaacaaggaAACCTGTAAAAGAAGATGATAACCTCGAAACGACAGCGTTAGTAGATATCTAAGATATGTAACCATCAAAATCAATGTACTAGCTCCGAGAGTAATCTGGTGAGGAATCTTAGTTATGATAATGTACGTTGGAATTGATGCTGCAAGTTTCATCCGTTTCTATTCTATGGTCATTTCTTACGAAAAACAACACATGGACGCACAACGCATACATgaatttggtttttttttgggttattaTGAAAACCCACTTGGGTTCGCTTTTGTGAGATCACATTGCACCACCCTACTGAATCGGCTTATGAATGGTTGACGCCGTTAGGTAACACCTACAGATTAGTTTTAATGTCATCCTCAGCTTCGGATAGCTCCACAAGGTCTTTCACCGGATCTTGATAATTTTACAAGAAGTTCTTGGGTGTCTAAAATCTATGTGCACCAGTAAAAAGCCATCATTCGTTGGGTAAACTTGCTATCAAGGTTGACATATGGGGGAAGGATGTAAGAGCCGAATGCCTCCATATCGGTTTAGGAAAATTTACTTTTTCTATACAAGTATGTATTTCTACAGTAAAACGAAATCGGGTTTTGAGATTATTataatatgggtttaagagtttgtaagtttatttttatttttatcacaaTACTAAAAACACAATATACTCAATGGTGAAGTTGCCACGTCCTCAAATTAATTCATGCCAATAAGGAGATGACATATCAGCTTTAGTTCCACGTATTACACAAACAAATGGAAATAACATTTACATctataggggtgggcgttcgggtacccgttcgggttcgggtcgggtatttcggattttcgggtatttcggtatagaggtgtagaacccgttcgggtatttctgtacttcggatcgggttcgggtattttaagttcggtttcggttatttcggatcgggttcagatatttagattttgaagaaaaaaaaatgaaaattttcatttctcaaatttcttgtatttaaatatataacttttcacttaactattttttatttttaatagattgcatggttaatagatttggacataacattttcaaactaaaaagacattaatttggttattgtttttaaattttggatgtaactttttgttaattgttgaaataaaaagtttgacatgcattttaagcgaataacaaatcatcttctacgtaattgtatgtatatcacatgaatttaaagtatgtgtagtatcaatataaatattttatataaaatgaaagatgtaaactataaatataaggttaattatcatatgttcggttattttcggatatccattcgggttcggatattacccgttcgggttcggatatccaatttctcctaattcaatacccgttcggatattttgctacttcggttcggatttcggttcgggtttttcggatcgggttcgggtgccacttcggatttcgggtaaaatgcccacccctatACATCTATATGCTTTCACTTCAACTTCTTCGTTTTAATCGTTACCCTAattcatttcttcttcttaaatCAGTGTTCACCATCAATAAAAATCTTTTCATATTCTGAATTTATCCTGTAAAAATCTGCCATATCCTCCTCAGTTGCACCGTCATGGATTACGAAGCAACCAACAGCGTAGCCATCCGCCACGTAGATCCTGACGCTGGCAACGACACCCAACTTTTTGATCTCTGCtccaatgaaaaaaataactataaaactTTCACCGGAGTTTACCTCTTCCTCCCGCCGGCGTGTTGGCTAAATCAGGTTTTGTACTTATCAGCTGCTCTTCGTCTTTATCCTCGAATAATGGTTCAACTCCAGAGTCCTTGAACGAGAGGTATTGTTAATCTTCAATTGCTAAGCTTAATGTCCACAAGGTTTCGTGAAAATGATCAATGAAGCACTTTTTGGCTAtagggtttaagatttgattaatatatattgcaAAATCTGAACTTTTATTGGTTGAAGTGAATCTTGAACTGTGGAACTCTGGTTGTGTTTATTAAATTGTGTTGCCATCATTGTGATTTTCAGTGGCTTAAAGGGGCAGTCATCTTTCCTGGAATGCCTTCCTTCGATGGAAAAGGGTTTTGCTTAAAGACTTAAAGTCAATGGAGCAGCTCTTACTGGAGACGAGGAGCATAATATCAATCCAAaggtttcatcttttttttgttctctgttTCCTTCTTCACATGTCTCATCCTGTTTCTCGCTAGGCGATTGCAAGAGAGGTTTCAGCAGTGAATCAGCTTGGCATTGAGGTTATTCTCGGATACATTTTTGATCTTACTGCGATTGGGTAACTCTGTAACCATGGATTCATGAGTTATAAGTAGCTAGGTATTATGCGTTGAGATCTTTCCTAGACATGTTGATTGAGAAAGTATGATTAGATGGAAATGTTTAGTACACTAAGTACAATAATAACTGTATAGAAGTTACAAAAATGTGTTCTCAATTTATATATTTCGGGTTAGTTCCCTATAATCCTTCCTTCTTAACAACAAAAATGCTCTGACACAGTCTTAACCACACTGATCTTTGATTTTAATCGATTTTgcaatcaccaaaaaaaaattaaaagcttATTTGCACATCAGTTATAAGCAATCACTGATTGATTCTTTGGTAACGCCAAATTAAAGCTCGCAAGTGTTGTAACATACGTGAAGTAGGATGTTGTGTCTGGGTCGTGGGCATTACAAGGTCATGTATGATGTCTTAATCTTCTTATACTTTTACAACAGGTTGCTATTGTTGTTGGAGGAGGAAATATATCTTTTGTGGATCCACCTGGGCTGGGTGCAGTGGCTTTGACCGTTCCTCTACTGATTGTATCGGGTATCAAATCCATTCTTGACTTTTTGGTCCCAGAcgaatgtgtttttttttctcgtttACATAATAAAAAGAAACCCTAAACAGATATTTGCCTCAATacattttttgcttttttttttacctttttcaaGTTAATTCGCGTTTGTTCACTACCACGTAAGAAAACCATGTAACTATAAAGATTTTTGGCTTTCAACACCATTTAAACATAGGAACAAACGTGCATACCTGTTGTATGACATAAGCTGATCATATGACTATTTGAGTCTTGCGTAAATATACTTTATGCTTCTGAGGAGCCGGTTGAAGAAACTTGAGAACTGAAAAAAGACTATAATTTTACTGAAATGAACATTGGGTGGGAGATAAACAGCTGCACGCCTCTGTGCCTGTTTGACAACGGAAGATAGTACCAGCATAAATTTTGGAAATTTAGAACAGAAAAAACAATGAACCTCTCTGCTACATAACCTACATTTTCTAAACACTCTCTGCATGGGTGAAACGGTGGACTATAGGTAGACTTAGGGGAGAAGACTTCATCATGGACCACCATAAGATTCAATGTCTCTCTTTATAGAACACTTAGACACTATGACTACAGCTTAGTGAGACATGAGCAGCAGTAAGTAAGGCTACATCAATGTATAGAACAAAGTCTTAGCTTCTATTCTATAGAATCGAAAATGTCAATGAAATGGATCATATAGATTGTATTGAGCCACAGAGAACACAAATTAGATGTGAAAGTATACATAGTCTACTATACAGGGGGCCGGCCACCTGGGATAAAGCCCTTGCAGGTGCtgaattatgtatatatatatggcaACAAAGTCTATAAAGTTAATTGTAGTGTAGTGGTCGAAACTGTCATTAGTCTTCCCATGAGGACGGAGTTCGAAGCTTGAACTTCTCTTTTTAGAtagaatatattttatagttgGTTGCGCTGTAGGCGCCCAAAACCAACGGACTGGACTATACATCATTCAGTGTTGGAACCGTTAACCATTCGTTAACATCATCAATGTACAATTAGCCactggtgatttttttttcaataaagtaaaaaaatcaCCTTGAATAGTAATCATTGAATGATGTATAGTAAATCATTCAGTGTGGAACACAAATCAAAAATCACTTCTCATTACTCTTCATTATAAATGTCTATACTAATTGTGGTTTGCCTTGCATATTAGTGGTTAAATGTGTgcattcttttaaaaattagatttcCATACTGGAGCGATATATTCAGAACACATctcatttatataattttccATTTTCACAGGTGAATTGATAGTCTACTTGGCCGAATTTGTCAATCATTTGGTCGTTTAAATGGCCTAGTGGGACCGTATGGAGAGACAAGAAAGGCTGTATGGTGAACCAACTTGTCAACAAATTCAATTTAATGTAACCTTGGACAAAAGGAGATTAGGCTACTAATCAGACTTGACATTGCATAGAATTTTGATTACAAGACTAAAATGATACTATATGGTTGTGCTCAATTAATAAGTGGGCCTTATGGATATTATGAGTGAACACCACACGTTTTCTTTTGGTCAAACAGTTGCGGACTAAATGGTTGATGTTTGGAAAATAAACTCATTAGCAAaacaataataagaaaaaatgcAACTAAATTTAATCTCACCCAACTTTCAGCAGACATAAATTGAATTTGGTTTCACCCAGGTTTTGGTATATTTATCTGTATCATGAAAACATCACTCACAAAAGCCCTCCAAGATTTAAATGGTCTTTGAATATCGTATTTGAATATCAAATATCACATGCTTAATTAAATGTAGCCAAGAGTCTATATATTTGTATAGTCTCTCAACATGTTACGTAagtgatagagagagagacagaagaGTCTCTCTTGCATTAAAGTGATCTTCACACACTAAAAGTCCACTAATCAATGCCTTAACCGTATTTCAATTTAATGCTTATATCTATTTATAACCATATCTATCTCCCTCAACTAACCCACTTAACCAAAGAAAAATGTTCGCAAAACCGATCCTTTTAGCTTCCCTTCTCCTCATCATCTTCGTCTCTGCAACTCACTCAGCTCGTCAGAAGAGCGGTAACAATGGTTTAGGATTCGCCGGTGTACCCGGATCCGGATATGCCGGGATACCCGGATTTGGAAACGGGTTTCCGGGAACCGGAGTCGGCGGTGGATACGGCGGAGGGTACGGTGGTCCGAGCGGCGGGTACGGGAAAGGAGGTGTGGTGAGACCGACCGTGACTTGCAAAGAGAAAGGACCTTGTAACGGCAAGAAGCTGAGGTGTCCTGCCAGGTGTTTCAGCTCTTTTAGCCGCTCCGGGAAAGGATACGGCGGTGGAGGCGGAGGTGGTGGATGCACCATGGATTGTAAGAAGAAATGCATCGCTTactgttaaaaataaataattaaaataacatatttataatatatagtcATACCAATGATTATATATTTCTATGTTagctatatatatttaatgatcATGAGGATCCTTTTGTCTTGATTTGATTGTAGTAGtttttatatgcataatataTGGTTGTGATTGAATAAATGAGGAAGCTGTTGGGTTTTCTCAGTTTGTCTGTTTGTTGTATGAGAGATTATGAGTTTCTTTTAATGATTTGATCTTTATTATGATAATCTTGATTAATACATGTTTTTGTTAAGACTTGATCATGATCCTTGTCTGAACAGAGACAGGGATCTTAACATCATGAACACCATCAGTCCATGTCAAGCttccaaagaagtaaccagtgTTGACTTTATGACTCGTTTTAGCCTTCACCGTGAAAGAAAGCACCTTCTTATCTTCGGAGCTAAACACGAGTGTAGTCGGATTGACGGTGAGAGTTATGCCGAGAGGAGACTCTATTACAGCTTTGTAGATTGACTTGATGGGTCCAACGTTGGTCACACTTCTTGTGAGTGTGACTTCTTTCTCAATATTTGGAATTGTGATTGAAGGTAAGTTCATATCAAGAATTGATGGCTTGGGAGTTGGACACTTAGTCTTTTTACCGATCACACGAGAGATTGAGGAGTCGTTGTAACCTTTGGAACACATGTAGTTGATGTAATCTTCAATCCCCATATCGTATACAAGTCCAGGGTGTGCAGCTCTTTGAGGGTTTACAAGACCTCCTCCATAGTCAAATGGATCTGCGAGCTTCTTGTTTGATCCTTCAGCAAAAATGGGTTCTCCAGATGGACTTGTCCTCCAAGCTTCAAAAAGAGACCGGTTTCTCAGTTTTATTTGTGTAATTAAAGAAGAATAGGTGAAGAACTAAGCAAAGAACCTGTTGTGACCAAAGCTGATCTAAATGCAGCAGGAGACCAATCAGGATGTAGAGACTTTAGGAGAGCTATGATACCAGAAACAACCGGAGTCGACATCGATGTCCCTGAGGCGAGTCCAAATCCATCGTGTCCGTTAGGATCAAACGGACTTAATGCAGCTAGTATGCTCACACCAGGAGCTGCTATATCAGGCTACAGAGTAAAACGTGATTAATAATCTAGTTTCAAAATCTGACTTGAGACACAAGCTTTGTCTATAACCTTGAGAATGGCTGGTGAAACCGAGTTAGGCCCTCTAGATGAGAATTCAGCAACCTTTGTTGTTGCTGGCAGACCGGTTAGTGTCGTAGCTGCGCTGATTCTCGCTGTGGGCGACCCGTGATTCGACGTGGGGATCATAAGAAAACTTAACTTTATGaatatagttttttctttttttgtcaaaacttTATGAACATAGTTTATTTGCTTCAAGATAAAGGACCTGGTGGTACGTATGTATTGTAAAATGTCGGTCCCAAGGTCGTAATCAGTGTAAATGCAAGGAAAAGCATGGCATCGATCAACAATGTCATCGGGATGTTGGGCATATATGACTCCTGCTACACCTTTCGTTTCAACTGGATAGGTACTAGTAGTATCGAAAACAAGAACTATTTTCCCCTTGACATCACCGTTATCATCACTCTCTGAATCCCAGTAGGCTAAACCGGTTGAAATCTCCGGTCCAGTGAACAGAGACTCACCCTAATTATACaccaaaaataattaagaaGTTAATAAAGGTCCAAATATGGCAACTTTTGAACCATTTTTCATAACATAAATAAACATACGAAGAGAGTTTGTTTATTGCCAAGTGTGATCTTTGTAGGAAAAGACCGGTCAAGAGTGGTTGCAGCAACGGTCAAGAGCCAAGGAGCAGCATTAGCAACAGTCTGAGCCTTAGGCCCTTCATTACTAGCCGCAGCCACAACCGGAATCCCTTTAGATACTGCATGAAAGGCCCCGACAAAATCAGGCTTATCCACCTCGGTGTCCTCTGGAAGGTCCCCGGATATAGAAACAGACAAAACATCAACCCCATCGTGTATAGCATCATCAAAAGCCTTCAACATATCAGCAGTTGAACAGCTTCCACCGGGTCCTGTTCCGTCTTTTTGCATTGTGTTCCAACATACCTTGTAAGAGGCTATGCGTGCCCGAGGAGCACCACCTCGGACCGTGCCTTAGAAGAATCCACACATCGGTTAGGAAGTAAACAAACTAACTAACTAATGTCTTATAATAAATCTGTAGCTTCACCCTCAAGCTAGCTTTTGTGGTGAATACTATTCAAAAGCCGGTTTTGAAATTTAGGACTGTTATCGGATGTTTTGGTTAAAAGCAGAAACAATTAAGAAActtacttaaaaaatattataaataatataaaataaagtgaATTACGCAATCATAAATAAtacattataattttattggtcGACCAATTTTGCAATAAAATAAAGTTGTCTTtgaaatatcaacatatttttgaaacacCAAATCTTCTGTAAAAACATCTTACATTAttgaacagagggagtatatcaGTACCTCGTGCTAGACCATAGAAGCTCACGTTGGGAACCAATGAGCCACCTGCTATTGTGGCTGTATGCGTGCCGTGACCGAGTGCATCCCTGTTGGATTTGAATTCTCTGACTGTTGTTGTTTTGAATGTTTCTCCCATCTCGGCTAGTAGGCCGTTTACGTAGTACTTAGCTCCTATTAGCTTTTTGTTGCAATGAATTGTGGCGTTAAACTTTTCCCCTGGTTCACATTTTCCTCTCCAACGCTTAGGTATTGGTCCAAGGCCTTGATCGTTGAATACCTTTGACTCTGGCCATATTcctttatatatacatacatacatgaTGTGAGacaaggatatatatatatatagagagagagagagagaccggTATCTATGACGCCGATGATAGCTTCACTGCCCATGTTGGTGTCATGAAGAAGACCTTTTACAGATGTTGTTGAGGAAGAAAAAGAAGTTGGAATTTGAGAGAGTTCAAGGAGATCCCAAGTTCTTGTGGTTTGCAGTTTCAGAATCCGGTTTGGTATAACATGGATTACTTCAGGATGGTCTGTGCAAGATTccggtttaaaaaaaaaagatctctgATATATGAAGTTTCTTTAGTTTGAGTTTGAGTTCTGTTTAGTACGTACCTGATATTTTGTTTGCTTGGGAAGAAGTAAGAAGTGCTGCGAAACCGGAAAATCCATGTGGATAGCTGTAGATCATCGATTTATGTGCGTCTTCTTTGCTATATGTAACATGAAGATATAAGTTAGAGAGCAACTCATGATGTGCATTAAGAAGTATAACAAAAAGGAGTAGGGCTTTAGTTTCGTGAAGAAACAGAACATAGCGAGAGGATTTCTTTGGTGGCAAGAAACtaatgttaaataaaacatattcaGCAACTTTGATGTCATAGTCACTATgcatacaaaaaaaatctcactAGAGATTTGGCCTTTTGAAGATGATTAAGTACCTATCAAGAAATGATTCAAGCATTTGATGATGAGAGGCTGT of the Brassica rapa cultivar Chiifu-401-42 chromosome A03, CAAS_Brap_v3.01, whole genome shotgun sequence genome contains:
- the LOC103861236 gene encoding ATP-dependent RNA helicase A is translated as MFAKPILLASLLLIIFVSATHSARQKSGNNGLGFAGVPGSGYAGIPGFGNGFPGTGVGGGYGGGYGGPSGGYGKGGVVRPTVTCKEKGPCNGKKLRCPARCFSSFSRSGKGYGGGGGGGGCTMDCKKKCIAYC
- the LOC103861240 gene encoding subtilisin-like protease SBT3.13 isoform X1; amino-acid sequence: MEKNTLHTYKLVLLFACSLVLFLNTELSFLASAKTLDNDSKVYIVYLGERVHDDPELVTASHHEMLESLLESKEDAHNSMIYIYQHGFSGFAALLTSTQANKISDHPEVIHVIPNRILKLQTTRTWDLLELSQIPTSFSSSTTSVKGLLHDTNMGSEAIIGVIDTGIWPESKVFNDQGLGPIPKRWRGKCEPGEKFNATIHCNKKLIGAKYYVNGLLAEMGETFKTTTVREFKSNRDALGHGTHTATIAGGSLVPNVSFYGLARGTVRGGAPRARIASYKVCWNTMQKDGTGPGGSCSTADMLKAFDDAIHDGVDVLSVSISGDLPEDTEVDKPDFVGAFHAVSKGIPVVAAASNEGPKAQTVANAAPWLLTVAATTLDRSFPTKITLGNKQTLFGESLFTGPEISTGLAYWDSESDDNGDVKGKIVLVFDTTSTYPVETKGVAGVIYAQHPDDIVDRCHAFPCIYTDYDLGTDILQYIRTTRSFILKQINYVHKVLTKKEKTIFIKLSFLMIPTSNHGSPTARISAATTLTGLPATTKVAEFSSRGPNSVSPAILKPDIAAPGVSILAALSPFDPNGHDGFGLASGTSMSTPVVSGIIALLKSLHPDWSPAAFRSALVTTAWRTSPSGEPIFAEGSNKKLADPFDYGGGLVNPQRAAHPGLVYDMGIEDYINYMCSKGYNDSSISRVIGKKTKCPTPKPSILDMNLPSITIPNIEKEVTLTRSVTNVGPIKSIYKAVIESPLGITLTVNPTTLVFSSEDKKVLSFTVKAKTSHKVNTGYFFGSLTWTDGVHDVKIPVSVQTRIMIKS
- the LOC103861240 gene encoding subtilisin-like protease SBT3.13 isoform X3 → MEKNTLHTYKLVLLFACSLVLFLNTELSFLASAKTLDNDSKVYIVYLGERVHDDPELVTASHHEMLESLLESKEDAHNSMIYIYQHGFSGFAALLTSTQANKISDHPEVIHVIPNRILKLQTTRTWDLLELSQIPTSFSSSTTSVKGLLHDTNMGSEAIIGVIDTGIWPESKVFNDQGLGPIPKRWRGKCEPGEKFNATIHCNKKLIGAKYYVNGLLAEMGETFKTTTVREFKSNRDALGHGTHTATIAGGSLVPNVSFYGLARGTVRGGAPRARIASYKVCWNTMQKDGTGPGGSCSTADMLKAFDDAIHDGVDVLSVSISGDLPEDTEVDKPDFVGAFHAVSKGIPVVAAASNEGPKAQTVANAAPWLLTVAATTLDRSFPTKITLGNKQTLFGESLFTGPEISTGLAYWDSESDDNGDVKGKIVLVFDTTSTYPVETKGVAGVIYAQHPDDIVDRCHAFPCIYTDYDLGTDILQYIRTTRSPTARISAATTLTGLPATTKVAEFSSRGPNSVSPAILKPDIAAPGVSILAALSPFDPNGHDGFGLASGTSMSTPVVSGIIALLKSLHPDWSPAAFRSALVTTAWRTSPSGEPIFAEGSNKKLADPFDYGGGLVNPQRAAHPGLVYDMGIEDYINYMCSKGYNDSSISRVIGKKTKCPTPKPSILDMNLPSITIPNIEKEVTLTRSVTNVGPIKSIYKAVIESPLGITLTVNPTTLVFSSEDKKVLSFTVKAKTSHKVNTGYFFGSLTWTDGVHDVKIPVSVQTRIMIKS
- the LOC103861234 gene encoding sphingosine kinase 1 isoform X1 is translated as MDPLQPDNDHLPSPPLISDRVLINGVVTPLTLTAEGELQWTTEPGRGKSTTEKEILSFAVEGNKVRVKTLVERTGSSICCGGSGGDYARKDFVFEPLYDESRNLWCDKLRQHLHSLGRPKRLLVFVNPFGGKKTARKIFLEEVKPLFDDADVQLDVQETKYQLHAKEMVRSMDVSRYDGIVCVSGDGVLVEVVNGLLEREDWRTALKLPIGMVPAGSGNGMIKSLLDPVGMSCSAASATVSIIRGHRRSLDVATIAQGTTKFFSVLMLAWGLVADIDIESEKFRWMGSARFDVYGLQRIICLRQYNGRILFVPAPGFESCGQPASYHLDKESSVGDKTRGYQGPDTNLEDLEWREIKGPFVSVWLHNVPWGAENTLAAPNAKFSDGFLDLIVMKDCPKLALLSLMTKLSDGTHVQSPYVSYLKVKAFVLEPGARIDEEDKEGIIDSDGEVLARGRKSYKCDEKALMSYSKLQITVDQGLATLFSPE
- the LOC103861240 gene encoding subtilisin-like protease SBT3.13 isoform X2 yields the protein MENSLPSYKLVLLLAFSLFLLVNTELGFLSPARAIDNNTKVYIVYLGERENDDPELVTASHHQMLESFLDSKEDAHKSMIYSYPHGFSGFAALLTSSQANKISDHPEVIHVIPNRILKLQTTRTWDLLELSQIPTSFSSSTTSVKGLLHDTNMGSEAIIGVIDTGIWPESKVFNDQGLGPIPKRWRGKCEPGEKFNATIHCNKKLIGAKYYVNGLLAEMGETFKTTTVREFKSNRDALGHGTHTATIAGGSLVPNVSFYGLARGTVRGGAPRARIASYKVCWNTMQKDGTGPGGSCSTADMLKAFDDAIHDGVDVLSVSISGDLPEDTEVDKPDFVGAFHAVSKGIPVVAAASNEGPKAQTVANAAPWLLTVAATTLDRSFPTKITLGNKQTLFGESLFTGPEISTGLAYWDSESDDNGDVKGKIVLVFDTTSTYPVETKGVAGVIYAQHPDDIVDRCHAFPCIYTDYDLGTDILQYIRTTRSFILKQINYVHKVLTKKEKTIFIKLSFLMIPTSNHGSPTARISAATTLTGLPATTKVAEFSSRGPNSVSPAILKPDIAAPGVSILAALSPFDPNGHDGFGLASGTSMSTPVVSGIIALLKSLHPDWSPAAFRSALVTTAWRTSPSGEPIFAEGSNKKLADPFDYGGGLVNPQRAAHPGLVYDMGIEDYINYMCSKGYNDSSISRVIGKKTKCPTPKPSILDMNLPSITIPNIEKEVTLTRSVTNVGPIKSIYKAVIESPLGITLTVNPTTLVFSSEDKKVLSFTVKAKTSHKVNTGYFFGSLTWTDGVHDVKIPVSVQTRIMIKS
- the LOC103861234 gene encoding sphingosine kinase 1 isoform X2, with product MVPAGSGNGMIKSLLDPVGMSCSAASATVSIIRGHRRSLDVATIAQGTTKFFSVLMLAWGLVADIDIESEKFRWMGSARFDVYGLQRIICLRQYNGRILFVPAPGFESCGQPASYHLDKESSVGDKTRGYQGPDTNLEDLEWREIKGPFVSVWLHNVPWGAENTLAAPNAKFSDGFLDLIVMKDCPKLALLSLMTKLSDGTHVQSPYVSYLKVKAFVLEPGARIDEEDKEGIIDSDGEVLARGRKSYKCDEKALMSYSKLQITVDQGLATLFSPE